TTTTCGAAGCTTTAACCTACTTTTTTACCTTTCTTCTAATGCACTTCAACTACTTGCAGTACTCCTTTTTAATCACTTTTGTCATATTATTTCCTTTATATTCTGCTCAGTTCTTTCATTTTGATAGCTGCTCTTCTCAAGAATCTTTTGATTAAGACCAGTTTTTTCAGTACAGTTCAGAGCTATTTGGATCCATTTTTAAAACACTATTATGTTCTTTTTGACTCCTTATCCTTAATATTTCACTTTTGCaccaagaaaaccaaaacattaaAGTGAGGATGGGAGGGGGAGTGGGAGGGGAGAGCACGGAAACGGTCCTTACGGCACTTCTGTCCAAGGACTGACCTTAACCAAGTAAGAAGCTGTTCCCAGGGATGAGCTCTGAGCCAGCTCTGTTTGGTGTGCTGTGACTGAAGAGCATCACTTACCTCCACTGACCCTGCTGAAAGGAGGTCCCTAACACCCATGGgttaatgaaacagaaaagtgCAATGAggtttttatttgcattttcacttGCCTCATACAACTGCAGATCTCATTCAGAGTTTTGAAATTCACCTGCCGTCCATTCAGCAGAAAATCAGTTTGCCTGTAACAGTTTGAAATTCCACATACAGTTTAGCAAAGTATGAACGACAGAACACAGAGCTTACACACGTTTCAATCTATTGCCTACCTTGTGTGAATCATCTGTCTGGTACAGATATTCTGGTtttggagcagcagctgtgctgctaaAGCATTTTGCCTCACCTACAGGACGGTGAGAATCACTATaggaaatagaaatggaaaatcaCATTTATTCTACTTGGGATTGCTATTTATTCCAAGTGCAAAAATATCCAGTAGAGTCTAAAGCTTAACACATCCACAAGGAAGGCCATGGGATGACCTggccttcccatccccacaggTAAGGAGTGATGGGACTAACCCAACCCGTGCCTTTATCACTGTGGTTGCCTTGGAGTGGGCAAGTGCTGTTCTTAGCCAGGACTAGGTGTGGCAAATTACCCTGCTCCTGCCTCCAGGCAGCTGAAAGGTAAATACATCTCACTCCCAGATGGCTGCAAACCTCACTTGTGGGAAGGCCCTTGGGCAGTAGGACCACTCCATTCACTGCAGGAGAGCTTCAGGACAGCCTTGATTTTTCAATACTAAAAATTAGCCACCCGTGCTAGACTGGGCCCCTTGCTGATTTCTGCACAGCCTAAAGCAACACCACTACAGATGAGGGACAGGAATTGGATtgaagaaaacaatcttttcaACCCACACAAAAAACTGCTACTGGAACAACATTTTTAATCCACCTTGAAGAATGAGACTTGAAATCAATCCTGGGaaatataaatgcataaataaataatatatctATTAGGTACTACCTATTTCATCAATTGATCTATCgtgttaaaatacattttgaaaaaggtTATTTGTAAACATAAAAATCTATGCAGCGGCATGAATTGCTATACAGAGGGACTGAAAAATTCTCCCGGTACAAGAGAAGTTCCTTTTCATGAATGTAAGGAAGACAGGGAGTTCTATCAGAAACCATTGTAGCGTGCTCTCTGTTGTTAGCATTTATGCTGAGatcaaatgactttttttttttccatcaggtCAAGTAATCTGACATCACAGAAATCCTTTAGGACAAGAAGGACTTGCAAAATACGGATTGTCATTCCATGTACTGAATTTTGCAAATCCATGTTTTACGTACACATCCAGAATGTGAGTGGTGATCTTTTCAAGACATTTACAAGCATACGTTTCAAATCGATTCCAAAAGACCGAGGCTTCATCCATTATCATTTCAGCTTGGTTGGATCCCTCCCATTCAACATTTGGCAGATCTTGCagcattttctttatatttattaCGTACAGAAAGTCATTATATACAATATTACAACCTAAGGGACAGGAGTGAAAAATTACACAGCTAGGAAGTGCTTTCAGATAAGCATTCAGATCCAAATTCCCGCAGAATTGCAGGACTTGAGTAACAAATAACTGATCAGCAAACCGTGGTTAGAAAAACACAGTTAGACAAatattagctttttttcttcttttatcagAGTTCTCAAACTTGCAAAATGTTTGAAACCCAAATATCAGCATGGAGCCTTTGCCACCATTGCTGCCACAGCAGAAGTACTGCAGAAGTGTGCCCAGTCAGCAGTACACACCTCTGATCTACACAGAGCAAGGGATTTTCGTGGCTGAACCACAAGTGCCCAGTTAAGCCCTCTGATCTTCACTACCAGTTTTACCAGTACAGCCAGCAGCAACGACAGGGCTGCTCTGGGAGATTTTTACAGAACTATTTAATGTAGGTTTTGCAGTACAAAACATAACAACGCCACACATAATTTGCAGAAGAGTCTACTGTATGATTTTTAAGTAGCATAGCTGATATAAATCATACTGTACTAATTACAACACTGCTAGAAAATGACAACTAAGTCTGATACTGAAAGGTCTGCATGGTACTGTTGCTGAATTGAGTGATAAGAAGAACAGTGGTTAGGGTCAAAATGCCATTCTCAAGCTTACTCTCTTACGTGTTCTTAGGAATCGATTGCTTTTTGTCTCGAGTCATATCTCTTTGCACATTTCTTTGAACTGAGAATATAAAGCTGTTGTTAGATGTACTACAAACAGTTGTATTTAGCCATCTGTTAAACATGAATTTGCCTGTTTCATGCAAATATATGTTGCATAACAGGTAAAACTCTATCTTCACATTCACAgatatttgtattaaaattatCAAGTACTTCCCGATTTGTAAACCAAAGAACCATAACAGagctgcaaagaaaacatttagcATAATGCAGAGCAGGTACTaaacagcactgagcagagcatgCTCAAAAGTGCTGTTTAATGTCCTCACACTCAGTGTGCATGCatcattttatgaaaataagaatgGTCCAAGAGAATGAGACCGTTAGCACAGAAGCTTTTGATTGAGTACAAAACATCAAACCCCAGCTGTCAAACAACACATTCCTATAAAGACTGGGCATCTTCCACTTTCTTGCATCCTCCTCCAGAATATGTCCAAGAGACACACATTGACACAATGGCATGCAGTGTTGCAGCACAGTCATATATACAGCCACAAGCTTTCCATCTAACAAGCCAATGACCAGCCTAGTAACTATCAGCAAAAGTATTCATTTGGTTGCCCCTCTATCTTTGGTATTGCTTCTGAGTCCACACTGGATCGGGCAGAAAGGAGCCTGTTAGACTCATCAGGGGTATGTCTAGTCAAGTATTCTCCTTCCACTCCTTTCACCTTGGCCCCAGGAGAAAGACTTTCAAAGGTGACATAGGACTCCTGAATTTCCTTGGGTTTCCTCACAAAGCACTTTTTGCAGCGTCTCTTCAGTGCTCCGCAGCAGACCACCAGTGTCAGAGGAACGGCAATGACACAAGCCACACTGATGACAACCACGTTGATGAGTTTCTGGGTCCCTCCTGCACTAGCAACTTCATCTGTGGAAAATATGATGCACTGCTCCTTCCTGGGGATCAGCCCTTTCACACAGACGCACACTATGTATTTGGTCTTTGGTAGCAGCCCATAAATGCTAACCTTGGTCTTCCCTGGTTCCACATTGATCCGACGCATGTCTCTCTCTCCAAAGACAGCATAGAGGACACTGAACACTGTCGTGTTCTTCGCCAGAGGGGCCTTCCATGCCAGGGTGACACTCTGGTCAGTATCTCCTATCACCCTGACAGATCTCACTATTCTCTCTGGCTCCTGCTGACCAGTAGGTGGGCTCACCAGTAGGTTTTGGGGGTTCCTATCTTGTGCTCCAGCTGGGATGAGGAGATCCTCTCCGGTTCCTGCTCCAGCCCCTAGGGTAGGCATGGTGGAGGTGGTGATAACATATCTTGCCACTAGCTTGTCATTGTAGGCAGCTGCCTCCATCCCGCTTGCCTTCCCGCTCCACGTGCCTTTGGCATTGGAGTTGGGGTCATCCGTGCTTTCCGAGTCCATGATGATTAGGGATATGAATGCTTCTGTTGCCCCTAGAAAATTCTTTGCTTTACAGATGTACTCTCCAGAGTCAAGGTAAGAGACTACAGGCAGGCCCAGGATAGACCAGCTCATCCCATCACTAGAGATCTCTTGGTGCactgcaaagaaggaaaaatgtaaaacagtCAATTGTCACTAGAATTAATAGTGTGTTTTGTGAACTATTAGGTCTCAATCAACAGAATATCTGCCGGAGACAgcaaaattgtttatttttgccaCCAAGTACGTTGTAATATTAAACTAATTCCAAGAAAATGACATTAACACTAAAATAAAGTTATGTTACAATTTAGTCTGCTTCAGAACAAATGGATGTGAAGCATTTCATGCTATTTCCCTCCATTTGACACACAACTTGCAAACTAAACAGGGAAGTTTCCTCCATTTtcaaaaaaactgaaatttcacATGTGCTGGTACAAtatttaaagcagcagcaggagtggGCTGTAACACAACCTAGTTGAACACTGAATGCACTTCTCAGCgacatagaaaataaaaacagtgcagattttcttcaaaaataacaCATGGATTAGTCTAGAACATACGgagcaaagctgaaaaatgattttcctaTTACTATGAAGTTAGGGCAGGTTTTTATATCAAGTCAAACATAGGGAAGTCTGATCACTGATCAAAGCAGACGGCTCCACTAAGCAATATGTATGCAGCTGAGCGTCAACTTTCTCGTTTCTTTTGCCAAGATGCTAAAAACTAGcattttttgaatttttctatttaggctggaaaaaaaaggggggttAGGGGTAAAGCACATTCTCCGTTATTTAACCAGCCTCCTTAGGATGAGCATGTAATACCTCTCCTTTCAATTTGAAGGTAAACAAAGGAGATATTTGAAAGGCAAACGTAAGACAGGATGAAAACCTGTCAAGCCCACATGGGTCAGGATCCAGCCTTGGCAACCAAGGCACATTCCAATAAAATGGAATAGCAGCAAAACTTAccttttctatttaattttttactgAATTGAAACACTAGGAAACAAAGCTACCGGTCTTCCTATGGCCTTTCCCCATTTGTGTAGACACTGAGCTGTTTCTCACACTTTTGTACTCAGAACACCACTATTTCAGTGATATAACAACACAGGAGCTGCCATTGCTGAGAAATAATGCGTATTTTCAGCCAACTTTTTACTAAAAGGTGCTCAAGTGTGATTTAATGGGGCACAAAATCCATCATTCTCAGTTGTAACTCAAAGTAAACTCAACATACATTTTCAGGAAAGcattctctgttttattttttgttgtgaCTCTCTTTCAAATGTATGAGAAGTGTTTGCAGCACTAGGATAGACATCATTATAAGGAGAGGCTCTGCTACAACCTGTACATCATGCACAACAGAGGAATAGCTTGTGAAGATCCCCCAAAAGGTTACTTATTACAAGTGGTTCCACTGCTGAGAAGAGAAATGCTCACTCCTCTATATGCACTGCTCAAGTGTAGTTGAGACCCCACACTTTCCAATCAGGCCCAGGAGACAGTACCACCTGGGGggattagaaaaaaatgaaggttCAGGTTCTGAGGTAAAACCTTAAAAAACTAAGAGCAACTGCCTTGAATGTAGCAATGGTTTCTTTCGTAAATTCCCCGCACATTAAAGGACCAACTCACATTGCAATTCTGCATCCAAGCAgtcagaaaaatggaaatgaaaatttgatTGTTCACGAAGGCAGAAGTTATTCAAAGACTCCCTCCATAAGCAGGATATGCATAGGAGAGGAAATTGGTCACTATATCAcctaaagaacatttttctaagAGGCCTCATCAATCCTTCCTAAGTGAACCATTGGAAGCACAGCATTTTTACTGGAGTGTTGTATTCCTCAGTGGTTCAGTGCTTTTTTATAATtatattataaattatattatattttataattattatttttaatctatcAGTGCCTTAATGTTGCATGTTTGCAGTCTTCCTTCTTCACCACAGACGATCTGAATTCCAGCTGACATCTCTCCTCCAGAGATGTTCCCTAACAGATTAGTAATAGCTCACACTTACTCTTAAAAGGCCCTTTAAAAAAGTCAGTGGGAATCCTTTTCAGTGACTGACTAGCTAACTAAATTAAGACAGTCTCTTGCTACAGCTGGACATATCTCATTTCTTCAGCTCCAACAGATTTGCAGAAAACCCTTCAAGTCACCTCACCACCAGCACAattgtgaaacaaaaaaaaaaatgatagcaTGTATTTATCTGATGATATTTACATCAACATGTAAGCAATTTTACAGCCTACAGAGAATTTCAATGCTATAGTGATTTACACATACTACTGTACTTAAGAGCATCTCTGCcaagaaggacctgggggtcctggtagacgAAAAACAtagcaggagccagcagtgtacacttgcagcctggaaggccaacagcatcctgggctgcatcaaaagaggggagGCAGCAGAAACATGGTTGTgattgtcccactctgctctgccctcacgAGGCCCCATCTGGTATACCGTGTCTCCCAGCACAGAAAAGACAGCATTTGCATAAGGTCCAGAAAAGGGCcgtgaagatgctcagagggctgcagcacctctgctatgaagacaggctgagggagctgtacTTTTTCAGCCTggcaaagagaaggctgcaggaagacctcactgtggccttccagtacttagaGACAGCTTACAGACAGGAGATAAATTGACTTTGTtcatgggtagatagtgataagacaaggggcaatggttgtaaactaaaagagggaagatctAAATTAGATAGCAGGGAggaatttttcactgagaagctgaaaaatgaggctctggtacaggctgcccagaaaggttgtggatatcccagccctggaggtgttcaaagcctGGCTGGATGATGCAACTCTGGGTGACCTGATCTATtgcctgatttagtggctgGCAATTCTGCCATGGCAGAGgagctggaactagatgatctctgaggtccctttcCAATGAAACCATTCTATAGTGAGTTACAGTGAAATCTTAATGTTGtacccatttctttttttgggtCTTTCATCGACGGGAAGTTGCTACTGTCATAAGCTT
This portion of the Meleagris gallopavo isolate NT-WF06-2002-E0010 breed Aviagen turkey brand Nicholas breeding stock chromosome 8, Turkey_5.1, whole genome shotgun sequence genome encodes:
- the LRIT1 gene encoding leucine-rich repeat, immunoglobulin-like domain and transmembrane domain-containing protein 1 — protein: MWITVSLLCCLVLGGLPWAGTSCPSQCSCAFHSLNEGTKARTVLCNDPEMTLTPVNIPVDTFKLRIEKTAIRRVPGEAFHALHNLEYLWLPYNSLASLSGITFKGLRRLLELRLDGNDLISFPWETLSDMPQLRLLDLHNNELTSIPPDAARYIKNITYLDLSSNKLMTLPQALISTWANLQAVPYFPNDNSKIILGLQDNPWACDCSLYEMVHFLNFQSPNIAFIEPRLKCFTPRSLAGVFFSQVELRKCQSPVVHTSVAKVKTILGSTVLLRCGTTGVPIPELSWRRADGAPLNGTVHQEISSDGMSWSILGLPVVSYLDSGEYICKAKNFLGATEAFISLIIMDSESTDDPNSNAKGTWSGKASGMEAAAYNDKLVARYVITTSTMPTLGAGAGTGEDLLIPAGAQDRNPQNLLVSPPTGQQEPERIVRSVRVIGDTDQSVTLAWKAPLAKNTTVFSVLYAVFGERDMRRINVEPGKTKVSIYGLLPKTKYIVCVCVKGLIPRKEQCIIFSTDEVASAGGTQKLINVVVISVACVIAVPLTLVVCCGALKRRCKKCFVRKPKEIQESYVTFESLSPGAKVKGVEGEYLTRHTPDESNRLLSARSSVDSEAIPKIEGQPNEYFC